The Haloplanus sp. CK5-1 genome contains a region encoding:
- a CDS encoding alpha/beta fold hydrolase: MSPDLARPRPSEGESTVVETNGVRLHVVRVGPDDGPPVVLLHGFPEFWYGWHEVADRLADAGYRVYVPDGRGYNDSEKPSGVAAYRLPTLAADVAGLIDTVGSDDAGEAHVVGHDWGAAVAWWLALDHPDRVATLSAVNVPHPTVMARTLRRSWDQRLRSWYFGFFQLPRLPELVARAGDWRLFETTMRASSRPGTFDDADFERYRAAWSKPGAITGMVNWYRAIARHAPPERTDPVDPPTLVLWGTGDEYLRTEMARESVAYCRDGRAILVDDATHWIHHEVPDRVTDHLREGFRRAGPTP; this comes from the coding sequence ATGTCGCCGGACCTCGCCCGTCCCCGCCCGTCCGAGGGGGAGTCGACCGTCGTCGAGACCAACGGCGTCCGCCTGCACGTCGTCCGGGTCGGTCCCGACGACGGCCCGCCGGTCGTCCTGTTGCACGGCTTCCCGGAGTTCTGGTACGGCTGGCACGAGGTGGCCGACCGCCTCGCAGACGCCGGCTACCGCGTGTACGTCCCGGACGGCCGGGGGTACAACGACAGCGAGAAGCCGAGCGGCGTCGCCGCCTACCGCCTCCCGACGCTCGCGGCCGACGTCGCGGGACTGATCGACACCGTTGGGAGCGACGACGCCGGCGAGGCCCACGTCGTCGGCCACGACTGGGGGGCTGCGGTGGCGTGGTGGCTGGCGCTCGACCACCCCGACCGGGTCGCGACCCTGTCGGCGGTGAACGTCCCCCACCCCACGGTGATGGCGCGGACGCTCCGGCGGTCGTGGGACCAGCGCCTGCGGAGCTGGTACTTCGGCTTCTTCCAACTGCCCCGCCTGCCGGAACTGGTCGCCCGCGCCGGGGACTGGCGGCTCTTCGAGACGACGATGCGGGCTTCGAGTCGGCCGGGGACCTTCGACGACGCCGACTTCGAACGCTACCGGGCGGCGTGGTCGAAACCCGGCGCGATCACCGGGATGGTGAACTGGTACCGGGCCATCGCACGCCACGCGCCGCCGGAGCGGACCGACCCGGTCGACCCGCCGACGCTCGTCCTCTGGGGGACGGGCGACGAGTATCTCCGGACGGAGATGGCTCGGGAGAGCGTCGCGTACTGTCGGGACGGGCGGGCGATTCTGGTCGACGACGCGACCCACTGGATCCACCACGAGGTCCCGGACCGCGTGACTGACC